A genomic stretch from Mastacembelus armatus chromosome 7, fMasArm1.2, whole genome shotgun sequence includes:
- the rpl10 gene encoding large ribosomal subunit protein uL16, which produces MGRRPARCYRYCKNKPYPKSRFCRGVPDPKIRIFDLGRKKAKVDEFPLCGHMVSDEYEQLSSEALEAARICANKYMVKTCGKDGFHIRMRLHPFHVIRINKMLSCAGADRLQTGMRGAFGKPQGTVARVHIGQVIMSVRTKAQNKEHVVEALRRAKFKFPGRQKIHISKKYGFTKFNACDFDDMLAEKRLIPDGCGVKYIPSRGPLSRWKALHAV; this is translated from the exons ATGGGCCGCCGACCAGCCCGCTG CTACCGTTACTGCAAGAACAAGCCCTACCCCAAGTCCCGCTTCTGCAGGGGTGTGCCTG ATCCCAAGATCAGGATCTTTGACCTGGGCAGGAAGAAGGCCAAGGTAGATGAGTTCCCTCTGTGCGGCCACATGGTCTCTGATGAGTATGAGCAGCTTTCTTCAGAAG CTCTGGAGGCTGCCCGTATCTGCGCTAACAAGTACATGGTGAAGACCTGCGGTAAGGATGGTTTCCACATCCGCATGCGTCTGCATCCCTTCCATGTCATCCGTATCAACAAGATGTTGTCCTGTGCTGGAGCTGATCG GCTCCAGACTGGAATGCGTGGTGCTTTTGGTAAACCCCAGGGTACCGTGGCTCGTGTGCACATCGGTCAGGTGATCATGTCTGTGCGTACCAAGGCCCAGAACAAAGAGCATGTGGTTGAGGCACTGCGCAGAGCCAAGTTCAAGTTCCCTGGACGCCAGAAG ATTCATATCTCCAAGAAGTATGGTTTCACCAAGTTCAACGCCTGCGACTTTGACGACATGTTGGCTGAGAAGCGTCTGATCCCTGACGGCTGTGGGGTGAAGTACATCCCCAGCAGAGGCCCTCTGTCCCGCTGGAAGGCCCTTCATGCTGTGTAG
- the LOC113145211 gene encoding trace amine-associated receptor 13c-like: MEEAELCFPHLLNVSCKKYKRPHSETMVVYIVLCSFSSLTVVLNVLVIISISHFRQLHTPTNLLLLSLAVSDFLVGLLVMPFQILLTEPCWFLGDLVCVLFYLLPFITLCASVVNMVLISVDRYVAICDPLHYPTRITPNRVQICVVLCWIYCVFYSFLILYDNLKQPGRYNSCYGECVINIIGAVDIVLVFIIPVSAIIILYMRVFVVAVSQARAMHSHIAAVTLQRSVTVTVKKSEMKAARNLGVVVAVFLMCYCPSYCVSLSGSELTIGSSTNVIMFFLVLFNSCLNPIIYTFLYPWFRKSVKLIVTLEILQPNSCMINVL, translated from the exons atggaggaagcTGAACTCTGTTTTCCACATCTCCTCAATGTGTCTTGCAAAAAGTACAAACGTCCTCACTCTGAGACAATGGTGGTTTACATTGTGCTGTGCTCCTTCTCTTCGCTGACTGTGGTTCTGAATgtgctggtcatcatctccatctcccacttcaG gcagctccacacccccaccaacctcctcctcctctctctggctgtctctgaCTTCCTCGTAGGTCTCCTCGTGATGCCATTTCAAATCCTCTTAACAGAACCCTGTTGGTTCCTGGGTGACCTGGTCtgtgttctgttttatttgttaccTTTTATCACTCTCTGTGCCTCAGTAGTAAACATGGTGCTTATATCAGtcgaccgttatgtggctatctGTGACCCTCTGCACTACCCCACCAGAATCACTCCAAACAGAGTTCAGAtctgtgttgtcctgtgttggatttactgtgttttctacagTTTTCTGATTTTATATGATAACCTGAAACAACCAGGCAGGTATAACTCCTGTTATGGAGAATGTGTGATTAATATAATTGGAGCTGTTGACATTGTTTTAGTCTTTATCATCCCAGTTAGTGCCATCATcattctgtatatgagagtgtttgtggtggctgtgtctcaggctcgtgccatgcaCTCCCACattgcagctgtcacactgcagcgttcagtgactgtaactgttaagaaatcagagatgaaagcagccaggaatcttggtgttgttgttgctgtgtttctcatGTGTTACTGTCCGTCTtattgtgtctctctctctggctctgaACTCACAATCGGTTCTTCAACTAATGTCATTATGTTTTTCCTGGTATTAtttaactcctgtctaaaccctATAATTTACACCTTTTTgtatccctggtttagaaaatcagtTAAACTCATTGTTACCCTTGAAATCCTGCAGCCTAACTCCTGTATGATCAACGTGCTGTAG
- the dnase1l1 gene encoding deoxyribonuclease-1-like 1, which yields MKSSSLLLLSFLMGVCEVQGASDFRVCAFNLQHFGDSKVKKSNVMQTLVKIIARCDVCLLQEVRDNKGRALPQLLESIDRYDTQHQYKAVASERLGRSDSYQEQYVFVYRADTVTLIDKYQYPDDRPGDVDAFSREPFVVHFKAPRTAIKDFVLIPQHTTPTNTTKELDALYDVLQHMRKMWKTENVMLLGDFNADCGYLAKKNKKNVRLYTDKDLFWLIQENTDTTVRSTTSCTYDRIVVHGERFASAVVPSSAKPFNFQLEYELTEEQALEVSDHYPVEVLLKADMSRSSLNGGSWNQKPSLFKFFVWFILSHHFFRMLS from the exons ATGAAATCATcttccctcctccttctctccttcctcatggGGGTTTGTGAGGTTCAGGGGGCATCAGATTTTAGAGTCTGTGCCTTCAACCTTCAGCACTTTGGGGATTCCAAGGTCAAGAAGAGCAATGTCATGCAGACACTTGTCAAA ATCATTGCTCGCTGTGACGTGTGTTTGCTTCAGGAAGTCAGGGACAATAAAGGGAGAGCTTTACCACAGCTGCTTGAAAGCATTGACAG gtACGATACTCAACATCAGTATAAAGCTGTGGCCAGTGAGCGACTGGGCAGGTCTGACTCATATCAGGagcagtatgtgtttgtgtacag ggCTGACACAGTGACCCTCATTGATAAATATCAGTACCCAGATGATCGACCAGGAGATGTCGATGCTTTCTCTAGAGAGCCTTTTGTCGTCCACTTCAAAGCCCCCAGGACAG CTATAAAAGACTTTGTCCTCATACCTCAGCACACCACTCCAACAAACACCACTAAGGAGCTTGATGCACTGTATGATGTTTTGCAACATATGAGAAAGATGTGGAAAACTGAG AACGTGATGCTTCTTGGGGACTTCAACGCTGACTGCGGTTACCTGGCtaagaagaacaagaagaacgTGCGCCTGTATACAGACAAGGACCTCTTCTGGCTCATTCAGGAGAACACTGACACCACGGTGCGATCAACCACCTCCTGCACCTACGACAG GATCGTTGTGCATGGAGAAAGGTTTGCCAGTGCAGTGGTTCCTTCTTCAGCCAAACCATTTAACTTCCAGCTGGAATACGAACTTACAGAGGAGCAG GCGCTGGAGGTCAGTGACCATTACCCAGTGGAGGTCCTGCTGAAGGCCGACATGTCCAGATCCTCCTTAAACGGTGGCAGCTGGAATCAAAAACCTTCTCTTTTCAAGTTCTTTGTGTGGTTTATCCTCAGCCATCATTTCTTCAGAATGTTAAGTTAA
- the LOC113146217 gene encoding trace amine-associated receptor 13c-like, with the protein MMEEAELCFPQLLNVSCKKYKRPHSETMFIYIVLSFISLLTVVLNVLVIISISHFRQLHTPTNLLLLSLAVSDFLVGLFVMPFQILLTEPCWFLGDLVCVLYHFLPFITLCASVVNMVLISVDRYVAICDPLHYPTRITPNRVQICVVLCWIYSVFYSFLFLYDNLKQPGRYNSCYGECVIYVIGAVDLVLGFIIPVNAIIILYVRVFVVAVSQARAMRSHIAAVTLQWSVTVKVKKSEMKAARNLGVVVAVFLMCYIPFYCVSLSSYDITIGSSTEVFMMFLLYFNSCLNPIIYAFLYPWFRKSVKLIVTLEILQPNSCMINVL; encoded by the exons atgatggaggaagcTGAACTCTGTTTTCCACAACTCCTCAATGTGTCTTGTAAAAAGTACAAACGTCCTCACTCTGAGACAATGTTCATTTACATTGTGCTGTCCTTCATCTCTTTGTTGACTGTGGTTCTGAATgtgctggtcatcatctccatctcccacttcaG gcagctccacacccccaccaacctcctcctcctctctctggctgtctctgaCTTCCTCGTAGGTCTCTTTGTGATGCCATTTCAAATCCTCTTAACAGAACCCTGTTGGTTCCTGGGGGACCTGGTCTGTGTTCTGTATCATTTCTTACCTTTTATCACTCTCTGTGCCTCAGTAGtaaacatggtgctcatatcagtcgaccgttatgtggctatctGTGACCCTCTGCACTACCCCACCAGAATCACTCCAAACAGAGTTCAGAtctgtgttgtcctgtgttGGATTTACTCTGTTTTctacagttttctgtttttatatgatAACCTGAAACAACCAGGCAGGTATAACTCCTGTTATGGAGAATGTGTGATCTATGTAATTGGAGCTGTTGATCTTGTTTTAGGCTTTATTATCCCAGTTAATGCCATCATCATTCTGTATGTGAGagtgtttgtggtggctgtgtctcaggctcgtgccatgcgctcccacattgcagctgtcacactgcagtgGTCAGTGACTGTAAAAGTTAAGAAATcagagatgaaagcagccaggaatcttggtgttgttgttgctgtgtttctcatGTGTTACATTCCATTTTATTGTGTGTCGCTCTCTAGCTATGACATTACAATCGGTTCTTCAACTGAGGTCTTTATGATGTTTCTATTATACtttaactcctgtctaaaccctATAATTTACGCCTTTTTgtatccctggtttagaaaatcagtTAAACTCATTGTTACCCTTGAAATCCTGCAGCCTAACTCCTGTATGATCAACGTGCTGTAG